The following are from one region of the Mesorhizobium sp. B4-1-4 genome:
- a CDS encoding amidase, whose product MIIDPATGEGIGMNTRARSDLDIVELSIPRLQEGFAGGRFAAEDVTRAHLARIERYEPHYNAFTSLNRTAIEDAKAIDARRAAGEALGPLAGIPVVVKEAIDIVGLPSTIGWAPLSSKVGGIDLMPENDAPVVARLRAAGAIILGKTNIPAFSYDDTRATSSCYGPTYNAVDRSLAPGASSSGTATAVAASFAVVGIATETGGSIQNPAAAQSLVSVKPTFGLIPNTGVAPLAGSTRDVVGPHARNAVDAAILLDALAGYTVEDPKTVASIGRLPVGGYAAALDSDALVGARLGLYGAGWRKQALSDETTALYNVAKTNLRTAGAALIEDPFAHSEFADIAVKIHGDDNRGLESVVYDFENYLRRLGRSSAANSLAGLKNLISEDPFAAGGVLGRYVESEPIARKSLEDPTQPPDLSGFLAVRLQYLNTFEAIMNRHNLMALAFPQSLAEIPGVFDGSRYPATTVSEINIAGLPGVTVPAGRYPNGSPFSLIFVGRMWSEAYLLSLAHSYEKAHPCRIVPQIVETAFV is encoded by the coding sequence TTGATCATCGATCCGGCGACTGGCGAAGGAATTGGCATGAACACACGGGCTCGGTCCGATCTCGACATCGTGGAGCTTTCGATCCCGCGGCTGCAGGAGGGATTCGCGGGAGGTCGCTTTGCGGCAGAGGACGTCACCCGCGCCCATCTGGCGCGCATCGAGCGATACGAGCCACACTACAACGCGTTCACTTCACTCAATCGCACCGCCATTGAGGACGCGAAGGCCATCGACGCACGCAGGGCTGCGGGCGAGGCGCTTGGCCCCCTCGCTGGCATTCCCGTGGTGGTGAAGGAGGCTATTGACATTGTCGGATTGCCGTCGACGATCGGCTGGGCGCCTTTGTCGAGCAAGGTCGGTGGAATCGATTTGATGCCAGAGAACGACGCGCCCGTCGTTGCCCGATTGCGGGCGGCGGGGGCCATCATACTCGGCAAGACTAATATCCCGGCGTTCAGCTACGATGACACGCGCGCCACTTCAAGTTGTTATGGGCCGACTTACAATGCGGTCGATCGTTCCCTTGCGCCCGGGGCAAGTTCGAGCGGAACTGCGACGGCTGTTGCCGCGAGCTTCGCGGTAGTCGGTATTGCAACGGAGACTGGGGGATCAATCCAGAACCCGGCCGCAGCGCAGAGTCTCGTCAGCGTCAAGCCGACATTCGGCCTAATTCCCAACACAGGCGTCGCGCCCCTCGCCGGATCGACGCGCGACGTCGTGGGACCACATGCCAGAAACGCGGTTGACGCAGCGATTCTGCTTGATGCACTCGCGGGTTATACAGTGGAAGATCCTAAGACCGTGGCTTCGATCGGTAGGCTTCCAGTTGGAGGCTACGCCGCCGCCCTGGACAGTGACGCGCTCGTGGGCGCGCGTCTGGGCCTCTACGGCGCTGGCTGGCGGAAGCAGGCGCTATCCGACGAGACTACAGCCCTCTACAACGTGGCCAAAACCAACTTACGGACCGCTGGCGCGGCGCTCATCGAGGATCCATTCGCTCACTCCGAGTTCGCCGACATAGCCGTGAAGATCCATGGAGACGACAATCGAGGTCTCGAGTCGGTGGTGTACGATTTCGAGAATTACTTGCGCCGCCTCGGGCGCTCCTCGGCGGCGAATTCGCTTGCAGGCCTGAAGAACCTGATTTCCGAAGATCCCTTTGCAGCGGGGGGCGTTCTGGGCAGGTATGTCGAATCAGAGCCTATTGCCCGCAAATCGCTCGAGGATCCGACGCAACCCCCTGATCTTAGCGGGTTCCTCGCGGTCCGGCTCCAATATCTCAACACCTTTGAAGCCATCATGAATCGGCACAACCTCATGGCGCTTGCCTTCCCACAATCCTTGGCAGAAATACCCGGCGTATTCGACGGGTCGAGATATCCAGCGACTACCGTCTCAGAAATTAACATTGCAGGTCTTCCTGGCGTGACTGTTCCCGCCGGTCGTTATCCTAACGGGTCTCCGTTCAGTTTGATCTTTGTGGGTAGGATGTGGAGTGAAGCTTACTTGCTCAGCTTGGCCCATTCCTACGAGAAGGCTCATCCTTGCAGAATTGTACCTCAAATCGTTGAGACGGCGTTCGTGTGA
- a CDS encoding 3-hydroxyacyl-CoA dehydrogenase family protein, whose product MKNVTVVGAGLMGLGIAQIFAARYYSVTVQDISIAALDRMPETIARIGDLLGNDPETSRRIRTTTDLGQAVGQADLVIEAAAEKLEVKQSIFSVFEKRAPGEAILASNTSVIPISQIAVPVTDKRRVMGMHFWNPPYLVPLVEVVEIPETGHLERDRIMQLLTSVGQEPVLVRRDIPGFIGNRLQHALKREAIALVANGICDAETVDRVIKLGFGSRLGVIGTLEQSDMVGLNLTLDIHNVVIPDLDVTQGPHPYLQQLVAAGHLGMKTGKGFYEWTEERAEAVRERLKTFLARQAEGRRELSSDHQHGQERT is encoded by the coding sequence ATGAAAAACGTCACTGTCGTCGGAGCAGGGCTCATGGGATTGGGGATCGCGCAGATTTTCGCTGCGCGATACTATAGCGTAACCGTTCAAGATATCTCGATTGCGGCTCTGGATAGAATGCCAGAAACTATCGCGCGAATAGGCGACCTCCTCGGCAACGACCCTGAAACCTCTCGGCGAATAAGGACGACTACCGACCTTGGCCAAGCTGTGGGACAAGCGGACCTTGTGATCGAAGCAGCTGCCGAGAAGCTTGAGGTCAAGCAGTCGATCTTCAGCGTCTTTGAGAAAAGGGCCCCCGGAGAGGCGATCCTGGCGTCGAACACTTCCGTCATTCCGATTTCGCAAATCGCAGTACCGGTCACCGACAAGCGGCGGGTCATGGGTATGCATTTCTGGAACCCCCCATATCTCGTTCCCTTAGTCGAGGTGGTGGAAATTCCCGAGACGGGTCATCTTGAGCGCGACCGCATCATGCAGCTCCTAACCTCTGTGGGACAGGAGCCGGTGCTCGTTCGGCGAGACATTCCCGGTTTCATCGGAAACCGGCTACAACACGCACTGAAGCGCGAGGCAATCGCGCTTGTCGCCAATGGTATTTGCGATGCCGAGACAGTTGATCGCGTGATCAAACTCGGCTTTGGGTCGAGACTTGGCGTAATCGGAACACTCGAACAGTCCGACATGGTTGGACTCAATCTTACACTGGACATCCATAATGTTGTCATTCCAGACCTGGATGTGACGCAAGGGCCACATCCCTATCTTCAGCAACTCGTGGCCGCCGGCCATCTCGGCATGAAGACCGGAAAGGGTTTCTATGAGTGGACGGAGGAGCGTGCCGAGGCCGTTCGAGAACGCCTCAAGACGTTCTTGGCTCGCCAGGCAGAAGGTCGCCGGGAACTGAGCAGCGATCATCAGCATGGCCAAGAGAGAACTTGA
- the fahA gene encoding fumarylacetoacetase, producing MTRLDQTHNPKLESWVHSANGHLDFPIQNLPLGVVSSNNGSPRISVAIGNQVFDLRKAVAVGLFKGQCSKLEEAVSGETLNSFMALGEGPRQALRVRMSELLARGASEQDRAESCLHDADNCTMHLPAIIGDYTDFYVGIHHATNVGNQFRPDNPLLPNYKHIPIGYHGRASSICPSGAAVRRPKGQLKQPEALEPQFGPSQRLDYELELGVWMGPGNSLGQPIKIAKAAEHVAGYCLLNDWSARDIQAWEYQPLGPFLGKSFATTLSPWLVTPEALAPFRMPQTPRGESDPAVLPYLASATDQREGGLDLKLEVLLLTARMREQQLAPQRLTLSHTCHMYWSVAQMIAHHTSNGCNLRPGDILGTGTISGVDRTSYGSMLEISGGGKNPISLANGEERSFIEDGDEIILRAHGVRNGYVSIGFGECRAKVLPAI from the coding sequence GTGACGCGACTTGATCAAACACATAATCCAAAACTTGAGAGCTGGGTGCACTCGGCAAACGGTCATCTAGACTTTCCGATTCAAAACCTGCCGCTGGGAGTGGTTAGCTCCAACAATGGCTCTCCCCGTATCAGTGTAGCCATTGGCAATCAGGTCTTCGACCTTCGAAAGGCCGTTGCTGTCGGTCTGTTCAAAGGTCAGTGTTCCAAGCTTGAAGAGGCCGTCTCAGGGGAGACCTTGAACAGTTTTATGGCACTCGGGGAAGGTCCGCGACAAGCTCTGCGAGTCCGTATGTCCGAGCTGTTGGCGCGAGGCGCGTCCGAGCAGGACAGGGCGGAGTCATGCCTGCACGACGCCGACAATTGCACGATGCACCTGCCGGCGATCATCGGTGACTATACAGACTTCTATGTCGGAATCCACCACGCCACCAATGTTGGTAACCAGTTCCGACCAGACAATCCTCTGCTGCCAAACTACAAGCACATCCCTATAGGTTATCATGGGCGAGCATCGTCGATCTGTCCATCAGGAGCAGCCGTGCGAAGGCCGAAGGGGCAGCTAAAGCAGCCCGAGGCGCTCGAGCCACAGTTTGGGCCGAGCCAAAGGCTTGATTACGAGTTGGAGCTTGGTGTGTGGATGGGCCCCGGCAATTCGCTTGGGCAGCCGATCAAGATAGCGAAAGCCGCTGAGCACGTCGCCGGATATTGTCTTCTAAACGATTGGTCGGCCCGTGACATTCAGGCGTGGGAATATCAGCCGCTGGGCCCGTTTCTCGGCAAAAGCTTTGCTACCACGCTATCCCCATGGCTTGTCACGCCTGAAGCACTAGCGCCGTTTCGGATGCCGCAGACCCCCCGGGGGGAGTCCGATCCTGCGGTGCTGCCATATCTCGCGAGTGCGACGGATCAGCGTGAGGGAGGACTGGATCTGAAGCTTGAGGTCTTGCTGCTCACCGCCCGTATGCGAGAGCAACAATTGGCGCCGCAGAGGCTGACGCTTTCCCACACTTGTCACATGTATTGGAGCGTAGCGCAAATGATCGCACATCATACCAGCAATGGCTGCAACCTCCGGCCGGGTGACATACTGGGAACAGGAACCATCTCAGGCGTCGACCGGACGAGCTATGGTAGCATGTTGGAGATTTCGGGCGGCGGAAAGAATCCGATCTCGCTTGCAAACGGTGAAGAGAGAAGTTTTATCGAGGATGGTGACGAAATAATTCTGAGGGCGCACGGCGTTCGCAACGGTTACGTCTCAATCGGCTTCGGGGAGTGCCGTGCTAAGGTACTTCCCGCGATTTAG
- a CDS encoding aspartate aminotransferase family protein produces MTIQNSSIDTSLSEAIARFEQKNPASLAQHQAASAVLPGGNTRSVLYHEPFPMALSGGDGCYVISLDGKRYLDALGEYTAGLFGHSNPVIRQALDAALDGGLVLGGHTRTEAEFAAVLCARFPALDRVRFTNSGTEANLLALSLARTLTKRGKIMVADGAYHGSMLTFAVDNPLNAPFDVVKFCYNRIETAEEAARDIDDDLAAIIVEPMMGSGGCIPATRDFLAALRDLAGRTGALLIFDEVMTSRLAPGGLQEKHGITPDLMTLGKYVGGGMSFGAFGGRADLMARLDPSAPGALMHAGTFNNNVMTMTAGLTAMTKVYTPDVVGAHNARGDGLRDRLNRICREAGVAFLFSGLGSLLTAHPMAGPLDTYSQTRAVDQRLKALFFFDMVDQGIWLARRGMINLSLPMGPAEMDRIADAVSSFVHLRKGLLT; encoded by the coding sequence ATGACGATACAGAACAGCAGCATCGACACGTCACTGAGCGAGGCGATTGCCCGTTTCGAACAGAAGAACCCGGCAAGCCTTGCCCAGCACCAGGCCGCCTCGGCGGTCCTGCCCGGCGGCAACACCCGCAGTGTGCTTTACCACGAGCCATTCCCGATGGCCTTGAGTGGCGGCGACGGCTGCTACGTCATCTCGCTTGACGGAAAGCGGTATCTGGATGCGCTGGGGGAATATACCGCCGGGCTGTTCGGCCATTCCAATCCGGTGATCCGGCAGGCGCTCGACGCGGCGCTTGACGGCGGGCTGGTGCTGGGCGGCCATACCCGGACCGAGGCGGAGTTTGCCGCCGTTCTCTGCGCCCGGTTTCCTGCGCTCGACCGTGTGCGGTTCACCAATTCTGGGACGGAGGCGAACCTGCTGGCGCTGAGCCTCGCCCGGACCCTCACCAAGCGCGGAAAGATCATGGTCGCCGACGGTGCCTATCATGGCAGCATGTTGACCTTCGCGGTCGATAACCCGCTGAACGCGCCCTTCGATGTCGTGAAGTTCTGCTACAACCGGATCGAAACCGCCGAGGAGGCCGCACGCGACATCGACGATGACTTGGCGGCGATCATCGTCGAGCCGATGATGGGATCGGGCGGCTGCATTCCCGCGACGCGCGACTTCCTCGCGGCTCTGCGCGACCTGGCCGGCCGTACCGGCGCGTTGCTGATCTTCGACGAGGTGATGACATCGCGCCTGGCGCCCGGCGGGCTTCAGGAAAAGCACGGAATCACCCCTGATCTGATGACCCTGGGCAAGTATGTCGGCGGCGGGATGAGCTTTGGCGCTTTCGGCGGGCGCGCCGACCTGATGGCTCGACTCGACCCGTCCGCCCCCGGAGCTCTGATGCACGCGGGCACCTTCAACAACAATGTCATGACCATGACTGCGGGCCTTACTGCGATGACCAAGGTCTACACGCCCGATGTCGTCGGCGCCCACAACGCGCGCGGCGATGGGCTGCGCGACCGCCTGAACAGGATCTGCCGGGAGGCTGGCGTGGCCTTCCTGTTCAGCGGGCTCGGCTCCCTGCTGACGGCCCATCCCATGGCCGGGCCGCTGGACACCTACTCCCAGACCCGCGCAGTCGACCAGCGGCTCAAAGCGCTCTTTTTCTTCGACATGGTGGACCAAGGGATCTGGCTTGCTCGGCGTGGCATGATCAACCTGTCGCTGCCGATGGGCCCTGCCGAGATGGACCGGATCGCCGACGCCGTGAGCAGCTTCGTCCACCTGCGGAAGGGTCTTTTGACCTGA
- a CDS encoding IclR family transcriptional regulator C-terminal domain-containing protein, whose product MPNDKLPERDFLSTLAKGLSVIELFGEPSRYLTQSEVADRLGITKAAARRILLTLAELGYAQADGRRFSLKPRVLRLGYAYLCTQGWLEIAQPELDRLMTDLDECCSIAMIDFPDIVLLARAVVRRIMSISLNTGVRLPSVHTSQGRVLLAFMGEIQRDAVLEASRYDALTVNTLTDRARIREIIETVRAQRYSIVEGEVDLNMHAISVPIFAPDKSVPYALSVSTQASRHDRASLEAMVPRMSETAQALGDILKAFHRQS is encoded by the coding sequence ATGCCCAACGACAAGCTTCCCGAGCGGGATTTTCTTTCGACCCTGGCCAAGGGCCTGTCTGTGATCGAATTGTTTGGGGAACCGTCGCGTTATCTCACGCAGTCCGAGGTGGCGGACCGGCTCGGGATCACCAAGGCGGCGGCGCGGCGCATCCTGCTCACGCTTGCGGAACTCGGCTATGCCCAGGCGGACGGACGGCGCTTTTCGCTGAAACCCCGGGTCCTGCGTCTCGGGTACGCCTACCTGTGCACCCAGGGCTGGCTGGAGATTGCGCAACCCGAACTGGACCGGCTCATGACCGATCTGGACGAATGCTGTTCGATTGCGATGATAGATTTTCCGGATATCGTGCTTCTGGCCCGCGCGGTGGTGCGGCGGATCATGTCGATTAGCCTCAACACCGGGGTGAGGCTGCCTTCTGTTCACACCTCGCAGGGACGGGTCCTGCTGGCCTTCATGGGGGAGATCCAGCGAGATGCGGTTCTGGAGGCCAGCCGTTACGACGCGTTGACCGTTAACACCTTGACCGACAGGGCTCGGATCCGCGAGATCATCGAGACGGTGCGGGCGCAGCGCTACTCAATCGTCGAGGGCGAGGTGGACCTCAACATGCACGCCATCTCGGTCCCGATCTTCGCGCCGGACAAATCGGTCCCCTATGCGCTGTCGGTCAGCACACAGGCGAGCCGGCACGACCGTGCCTCGCTCGAAGCCATGGTGCCGCGCATGTCCGAGACGGCGCAGGCGCTGGGCGACATTCTCAAGGCCTTCCACCGGCAATCTTGA
- a CDS encoding hydantoinase/carbamoylase family amidase, producing the protein MLTETETRLTRALAARADWIAALMDWYRETSRDVEGITRPSWGEVEEQGLERIAEVCAELGLEVVRDEVGQLFATLPGAQRDLPQLLIGSHFDSVNRGGHYDGYAGVLAALGTLAAMVDAGVTPERDVTLIGMRGEESPWYGIAYIGSRFTCGDLGWEEMKALRRVDTGKTLPEHIAALGYDPEAVRAVAGTPRINATNTARYMELHIEQGPVCEDAGISAAIPTAIRGNVRLPRVTCTGVHAHASGAPFGQRYDAVLATVEVLHRFEKWWKARRAKSGSDALLTVGKIHTDPGQEAMTVVPGACSFSFNYSSTDAAEIARGVAELERLLNTVAEDRRVRFEIGFRTGSSPQALDAGLRSDLARAAKDLDLEALSFPVGGHDAQVFAKSGIPAAMVLVRNQNGSHNPHEAMEMAHFQEAAAIYALAAARFAVA; encoded by the coding sequence ATGCTGACCGAAACGGAAACCCGCCTGACCAGGGCGCTCGCCGCGCGCGCCGACTGGATTGCCGCGCTGATGGACTGGTACCGAGAGACCTCGCGCGATGTCGAGGGGATCACCCGGCCGTCCTGGGGCGAGGTCGAGGAGCAGGGGCTGGAGCGGATCGCCGAGGTCTGCGCCGAACTGGGGCTCGAAGTTGTGCGCGACGAGGTCGGGCAGCTCTTCGCCACGCTTCCCGGAGCCCAGCGGGATCTGCCGCAACTACTGATCGGATCGCATTTCGACAGTGTGAACCGGGGCGGGCACTATGACGGCTACGCCGGCGTTCTGGCCGCGCTTGGTACCCTTGCCGCAATGGTCGACGCGGGCGTGACGCCGGAGCGCGACGTCACGCTAATCGGGATGCGCGGCGAGGAAAGTCCCTGGTACGGGATCGCGTACATCGGCAGCCGGTTCACCTGTGGCGATCTGGGCTGGGAGGAAATGAAAGCACTGCGCCGCGTCGATACCGGCAAAACCCTACCAGAGCACATCGCGGCGCTGGGTTACGACCCGGAGGCAGTGCGCGCCGTCGCCGGAACTCCGCGGATCAATGCGACAAACACCGCACGCTATATGGAACTGCACATCGAGCAGGGGCCGGTGTGCGAGGACGCCGGGATCTCCGCCGCTATCCCGACCGCGATCCGCGGCAATGTCCGCCTGCCACGCGTCACCTGCACCGGCGTCCATGCCCATGCCTCCGGAGCACCCTTCGGTCAGCGCTACGACGCGGTCCTCGCGACGGTCGAGGTGTTGCACCGGTTCGAAAAGTGGTGGAAGGCGCGCCGCGCCAAATCGGGCAGCGACGCGCTGTTGACCGTTGGCAAGATCCACACCGATCCCGGGCAGGAGGCGATGACGGTGGTCCCTGGCGCGTGCAGCTTTTCGTTCAACTACAGCAGCACCGACGCCGCCGAGATCGCGCGCGGGGTCGCGGAACTGGAGCGTCTTCTCAATACGGTCGCCGAGGACCGCAGGGTGCGGTTCGAGATTGGCTTCCGGACTGGCAGCTCGCCTCAAGCGCTCGACGCGGGCCTGCGGTCGGACCTTGCGCGGGCGGCGAAGGACCTTGACCTGGAGGCACTCTCCTTCCCAGTCGGCGGGCACGATGCCCAGGTCTTCGCTAAGAGCGGGATCCCGGCCGCGATGGTGCTGGTGCGCAACCAAAATGGCAGTCACAACCCGCATGAAGCGATGGAGATGGCGCATTTTCAGGAGGCCGCCGCGATCTACGCGCTGGCGGCGGCCCGCTTCGCGGTCGCATAG
- a CDS encoding GntR family transcriptional regulator produces MPDGGQQTNEVYVPMNVLAAAPEMSRVERSETLTEAAYGKLSMAIMEGVFLPGNKLTTRDIAFTLGVSPTPAREALLRLVADAVVEMPNARTMKIPHLMPARLEEITRIRICLEGMAAELAGPSLTKQDLGELEMLQLRINEAYDQRDYREILANNRSFHFLIYNKAQAPILLSMIRNCWLLIGPSLNLLYPQFMAGRTGIRNHQEAMEAIRNADAQRLRAAIQQDISDGSTVLRKAIASSL; encoded by the coding sequence ATGCCGGACGGCGGGCAGCAAACGAATGAGGTCTATGTGCCTATGAACGTACTGGCCGCAGCACCGGAGATGTCGCGCGTTGAACGCAGCGAGACGCTGACCGAAGCCGCCTACGGAAAACTCAGTATGGCTATCATGGAGGGCGTCTTCCTTCCCGGGAACAAGCTGACGACGCGTGACATCGCGTTCACCCTTGGCGTGAGCCCGACGCCCGCCCGCGAAGCTTTGTTGCGACTGGTGGCTGACGCAGTCGTGGAAATGCCGAATGCCCGGACAATGAAGATCCCGCATCTGATGCCCGCAAGGCTCGAGGAAATCACGCGTATCCGGATTTGCCTTGAGGGAATGGCTGCGGAACTAGCAGGGCCGAGCCTGACAAAACAAGATCTCGGTGAACTGGAAATGCTCCAATTGCGGATCAACGAGGCCTACGACCAACGCGACTACCGCGAAATCCTAGCAAACAACCGGAGCTTCCACTTCCTGATCTACAACAAAGCCCAAGCGCCGATCCTTCTCTCAATGATACGCAACTGCTGGCTTTTGATCGGGCCATCCCTGAACCTGCTTTATCCGCAGTTCATGGCAGGGCGGACGGGAATTCGCAATCACCAAGAAGCCATGGAAGCGATTCGCAATGCGGATGCGCAGAGATTGCGTGCAGCAATCCAGCAGGACATCAGCGACGGTTCGACCGTCCTGCGAAAGGCCATCGCAAGTTCGCTCTGA
- a CDS encoding NAD-dependent succinate-semialdehyde dehydrogenase, producing the protein MISDALISKLKDPSLATGKALVGSDWVAASSTGATFDVTNPSKGDVVATLPDLGRQETIKAIDAAHDAQKAWAKRTGKERAAILRKLYDLMVTNADDLATILTMEMGKPWPEARGEILYGASYVEWFGEEAKRVYGDTIPGHQPDKRIIVIKQPVGVVGAITPWNFPNAMLARKMAPALAAGCSIVSKPAAQTPLSALALAVLAERAGLPSGLFSVLTSTASSEIGKEFCANDKIRKVTFTGSTNVGKILMRQGADQIMKLGLELGGNAPFIVFDDADLDAAVEGAMISKYRNAGQTCVCANRLYVQAGIYDAFASKLADRVRQMKVGDGFAEGVTTGPLIDQNALNKVQEHVSDAVGKGAKVEIGGNPASQGGLFFEPTILTGVTTDMLVSTEETFGPVAPLFKFETEEDVIESANNTEFGLASYFFSKDVAKIFRVAEALEYGMVGINTGLISTEVAPFGGIKQSGLGREGSKYGLDDYTEVKYMCLSV; encoded by the coding sequence ATGATTTCCGACGCGCTCATAAGCAAACTGAAAGACCCGTCGCTCGCGACCGGAAAGGCCTTGGTCGGCTCGGACTGGGTAGCCGCGAGTTCGACAGGCGCCACCTTTGACGTCACTAACCCCTCGAAGGGGGACGTCGTCGCCACGCTACCCGATCTTGGCAGGCAAGAGACCATCAAAGCGATTGATGCCGCTCATGATGCCCAGAAGGCATGGGCAAAGCGCACGGGCAAGGAGAGGGCGGCAATTCTGCGCAAGCTCTATGATCTCATGGTGACCAATGCCGACGATCTGGCCACCATTCTAACGATGGAAATGGGTAAGCCTTGGCCGGAGGCAAGGGGAGAGATCCTTTACGGTGCCTCTTATGTCGAATGGTTCGGCGAGGAGGCAAAGCGTGTCTATGGCGATACCATCCCCGGTCATCAGCCGGACAAACGCATCATTGTGATCAAACAGCCGGTCGGCGTGGTCGGTGCCATCACACCCTGGAACTTCCCCAACGCCATGCTCGCTCGCAAGATGGCTCCAGCGCTGGCGGCGGGCTGCAGCATCGTATCGAAGCCAGCCGCGCAGACCCCTCTGTCTGCGCTAGCGCTTGCTGTTCTGGCAGAACGTGCCGGGCTGCCATCAGGCCTGTTTTCGGTCCTAACCTCCACCGCTTCCTCCGAAATCGGCAAGGAGTTCTGCGCGAACGACAAGATTCGCAAGGTCACCTTCACCGGCTCGACCAACGTCGGGAAAATACTCATGCGGCAGGGCGCGGACCAGATCATGAAGCTTGGGCTCGAACTCGGCGGCAACGCGCCGTTCATCGTCTTCGATGATGCAGACCTCGACGCCGCGGTTGAAGGAGCCATGATCTCCAAGTACCGCAATGCCGGTCAGACCTGTGTCTGTGCCAATCGCCTTTACGTGCAGGCCGGCATTTACGACGCATTCGCCAGCAAGCTTGCGGACCGAGTTCGGCAGATGAAAGTCGGCGACGGCTTCGCCGAAGGCGTGACGACCGGACCGCTGATCGATCAAAATGCACTCAACAAGGTGCAGGAGCATGTCAGCGACGCTGTCGGCAAAGGCGCGAAGGTCGAGATCGGTGGTAACCCGGCCAGCCAGGGCGGGTTGTTCTTTGAGCCTACGATCTTGACTGGGGTCACGACAGATATGCTCGTCTCCACAGAGGAAACCTTCGGTCCGGTTGCCCCACTGTTCAAGTTCGAGACTGAAGAAGACGTTATCGAATCGGCGAATAACACCGAGTTTGGGCTTGCATCCTATTTCTTCTCCAAGGACGTCGCGAAGATATTCCGTGTGGCGGAAGCGCTTGAATACGGAATGGTGGGCATCAACACCGGACTGATTTCCACCGAAGTCGCGCCCTTTGGCGGTATCAAGCAGTCTGGCTTGGGGCGAGAGGGATCGAAATACGGCCTCGATGACTACACGGAGGTCAAATACATGTGCTTGAGCGTGTGA
- a CDS encoding Zn-ribbon domain-containing OB-fold protein, translated as MTDTTSDRSPTKGPDIEYQNHLAAGRFMIQRGVSTGKMVFFPRAVAPVTGEELEWVGASGRGVVYSTTVVRKRPPESDVNVALIDLEEGVRMMSRVEGIDAHSVRIGMAVEARIVPHEEGHLVVFAPQQEKA; from the coding sequence ATGACAGACACCACGAGCGACAGGTCTCCGACGAAAGGTCCGGACATAGAGTACCAGAACCACCTTGCGGCCGGCCGCTTCATGATCCAGCGGGGTGTAAGCACCGGTAAGATGGTCTTTTTCCCTCGTGCCGTCGCACCGGTCACCGGCGAAGAGTTGGAATGGGTTGGGGCCAGCGGGCGTGGTGTCGTCTATTCCACGACTGTGGTTCGCAAGCGCCCGCCCGAATCCGACGTCAATGTCGCGCTTATAGATTTGGAAGAAGGCGTCCGCATGATGAGCCGCGTCGAAGGCATCGATGCCCATTCCGTTCGGATCGGTATGGCCGTCGAGGCCCGGATCGTTCCGCACGAAGAGGGGCACCTGGTGGTTTTCGCCCCTCAGCAGGAGAAAGCCTGA